In Actinoplanes derwentensis, the following proteins share a genomic window:
- a CDS encoding putative bifunctional diguanylate cyclase/phosphodiesterase, producing the protein MAENRLADRIADTAVGGTGVLVGAFLVFYLGDWGTDGKRQFLTNLVHIPIALMYTAVGLRIVLRSGRSHSVRRAWAFITAAFFCRLVAQASWFIEDSVLGHPRFPAFADHWFIAFVPFMFTGLMMMPADRRSRIDRIKLTLDALIVAASAFIVLWYLLIGPLVVNKGVSLYQSLFSAALPVGDLLLVLALAMLLLRRSWVVDHALIMLVAAVTLFVVADIAYGYLQLHSGYSGGSWPDLFWVCGGFLLVLAAHRTYRQTYNPPDPAARRATVNWLPYGAIALAYGILGYMAREQGIYPLGGMILGAILLTALVIARQMYVLRENHDLAVTDPLTGLANRTRINERVAALAAQPPRAGRCCAVLLIDLDRFKPINDTYGHEAGDAVLQAAGVALRSVIRTGDTAGRLGGDEFAVILRDLPDVPAVERVAQRVAEALRTPVIFGDLVLSVEASIGVAVLGHGAQVDGDQLLRRADLAMYTAKRSGRSRYQLYTPELDAGTRDARLRQAIADDELVLHYQPAVTMTDGSIRGVEALVRWQHPEEGLLMPGAFIGLAEETGAVVPLGEWVLREGCRQVAEWQAGIAGAERITLSVNLSPQQVKQADLVDAVTGILAETGFPADRLVLEITESVVLEPDAPTIARLEALRDLGIRLAVDDFGTGYSALSYLQQLPVTILKIDRSYIRGIADDERDRRIAEAIVRLGLAFDLYVVAEGVETAEQARLLTGMGCTVGQGYHFHRPMPPDRAAHVLAAERAKL; encoded by the coding sequence ATGGCCGAGAACAGGTTGGCGGACCGGATCGCCGATACGGCGGTCGGCGGCACGGGGGTGCTGGTCGGCGCGTTCCTCGTGTTCTACCTGGGTGACTGGGGGACCGACGGGAAGCGCCAGTTCCTGACCAATCTCGTGCACATCCCGATCGCCCTGATGTACACCGCGGTCGGCCTGCGGATCGTGCTCCGCAGCGGGCGGTCGCACAGTGTGCGCCGGGCGTGGGCGTTCATCACGGCGGCGTTCTTCTGCCGGCTGGTCGCGCAGGCGTCCTGGTTCATCGAGGACTCGGTCCTGGGACACCCGAGATTCCCGGCTTTCGCCGACCACTGGTTCATCGCGTTCGTGCCGTTCATGTTCACCGGCCTGATGATGATGCCCGCCGACCGGCGGTCCCGCATCGACCGGATCAAACTGACGCTCGACGCGCTGATCGTCGCGGCCAGCGCGTTCATCGTGCTGTGGTACCTGCTGATCGGCCCGCTCGTGGTCAACAAGGGGGTGTCGCTCTACCAGAGCCTCTTCTCGGCCGCCCTGCCGGTCGGCGACCTGCTGCTGGTGCTGGCGCTGGCGATGCTGCTGCTGCGCCGCTCCTGGGTCGTCGATCACGCCCTGATCATGCTGGTGGCGGCGGTGACACTGTTCGTGGTCGCCGACATCGCCTACGGGTATCTGCAGCTGCACAGCGGCTACTCCGGCGGGTCCTGGCCGGACCTGTTCTGGGTCTGCGGCGGGTTCCTGCTGGTCCTGGCGGCGCACCGCACCTATCGGCAGACCTACAATCCGCCGGATCCGGCGGCTCGCCGGGCGACGGTCAACTGGCTGCCGTACGGCGCCATCGCCCTGGCTTACGGCATCCTCGGCTACATGGCCCGCGAACAGGGCATCTACCCGCTCGGTGGAATGATCCTCGGGGCCATCCTGCTGACCGCGCTGGTGATCGCCCGGCAGATGTACGTGCTGCGGGAGAACCACGACCTGGCCGTCACCGATCCGCTCACCGGGCTCGCCAACCGCACCCGCATCAACGAGCGGGTCGCCGCGCTGGCCGCCCAGCCACCCCGGGCCGGCCGGTGCTGCGCGGTCCTGCTCATCGACCTGGACCGGTTCAAACCCATCAACGATACGTACGGTCATGAAGCCGGTGACGCGGTCCTGCAGGCGGCCGGGGTGGCGCTGCGGTCGGTGATCCGGACCGGGGACACCGCGGGACGGCTCGGTGGCGACGAGTTCGCCGTCATCCTGCGTGACCTGCCGGACGTGCCGGCCGTCGAACGGGTGGCTCAGCGGGTCGCCGAAGCCCTGCGCACCCCGGTGATCTTCGGGGATCTGGTGCTGTCGGTGGAGGCCAGCATCGGCGTCGCCGTCCTCGGTCACGGCGCCCAGGTCGACGGCGACCAACTGCTGCGGCGGGCCGACCTGGCGATGTACACGGCCAAGCGCTCCGGCCGGTCCCGTTACCAGCTCTACACCCCGGAACTGGACGCCGGCACCCGGGACGCCCGGCTGCGGCAGGCGATCGCCGACGACGAACTGGTGCTGCACTATCAACCGGCTGTGACGATGACCGACGGCTCGATCCGTGGTGTCGAGGCGCTGGTCCGGTGGCAGCACCCCGAGGAGGGTCTGCTGATGCCGGGCGCCTTCATCGGCCTGGCCGAGGAGACCGGCGCGGTGGTTCCGCTCGGTGAGTGGGTGCTGCGCGAGGGCTGCCGGCAGGTCGCCGAGTGGCAGGCCGGGATCGCCGGCGCCGAACGGATCACCCTCAGCGTCAACCTCTCCCCGCAGCAGGTCAAACAGGCCGACCTGGTGGATGCGGTCACCGGCATCCTGGCCGAGACCGGGTTCCCGGCCGACCGGCTGGTCCTGGAGATCACCGAGTCGGTGGTGCTGGAACCGGACGCGCCGACGATCGCCCGGTTGGAGGCGTTACGGGACCTGGGGATCCGGCTCGCGGTCGACGACTTCGGCACCGGCTATTCGGCCCTGAGTTACCTGCAGCAACTGCCGGTCACCATCCTCAAGATCGACCGCTCGTACATCCGGGGCATCGCCGACGACGAACGGGACCGGCGGATCGCCGAGGCGATCGTACGGCTGGGCCTGGCCTTCGACCTGTACGTCGTCGCCGAGGGCGTCGAGACCGCCGAGCAGGCCCGATTGCTCACCGGCATGGGCTGCACCGTCGGGCAGGGCTACCACTTCCACCGCCCGATGCCACCCGACCGGGCCGCCCACGTCCTGGCCGCGGAGCGGGCGAAACTATAG
- a CDS encoding BON domain-containing protein, giving the protein MSNVWPQPFDDAWQDRRPRPASSPDIRLTIEVFERILDDPRLERELVLVEVQNRVANLIGTVGSLHARITAAEIARTTPGVTDICNRLTLARAADVTATMEQPDPFDDLIAHWDEPRRPATAPGGRPAASSRREVSLKGAAVVIATVAVLVGVLLYPRLGGAGALLLAVPWLAVATALAVQSAL; this is encoded by the coding sequence GTGAGCAACGTGTGGCCCCAGCCCTTCGACGACGCCTGGCAGGACCGGCGGCCCCGGCCCGCCAGCAGCCCCGACATCCGGCTCACCATCGAGGTGTTCGAACGGATCCTCGATGATCCACGGCTCGAACGCGAACTCGTCCTCGTCGAAGTGCAGAACCGGGTCGCCAACCTGATCGGCACCGTCGGTTCCCTGCACGCCCGGATCACCGCGGCCGAGATCGCCCGGACCACACCCGGCGTCACCGACATCTGCAACCGTCTCACCCTGGCCCGGGCCGCCGACGTCACCGCCACGATGGAACAACCGGACCCGTTCGACGATTTGATCGCCCACTGGGACGAACCCCGCCGGCCGGCCACCGCACCCGGCGGCCGGCCAGCCGCCTCATCCCGGCGGGAGGTGTCCCTGAAAGGCGCCGCCGTCGTGATCGCGACCGTCGCCGTACTGGTCGGGGTCCTGCTCTACCCCCGGCTGGGCGGTGCCGGGGCACTGCTGCTGGCGGTGCCGTGGCTGGCCGTCGCCACGGCACTCGCCGTCCAGTCAGCTCTCTGA
- a CDS encoding sensor histidine kinase — MSRARLVSWSLRRRVAVLFTVAGILLSGVGLLAVVTAVDSNDNLDVILNKTGPMRLAGQDLSAAYLDQETGIRGYALSRKAENLQPYQAGLQTEQDLLIQLETLNDANGNARIRTDLRVVRERADAWRRTVAEPIIVSVERGEPAAAGIGTREFDALRESVNLLQADILTLRNAAVDAARHTSTLLIALQVATAVIVVVAGVVLMLLLDRLINRPVTDLAEQVRKVAGGDYERAITSSGSPELRGLAADVDGMRRQIAAELTVVREARAQVEAINLELQAKAEELTRSNRDLEQFAYVASHDLQEPLRKVASFCQLLQRRYAGQMDERADQYISFAVDGAQRMQRLINDLLAFSRIGRITAGFKDVDLDRVLPEVASQLEARAGDDADISWAGMPVVEGEEPLLTTLFVNLIGNSLKFRRPDVPPVIRTTAERDGDHWRINVRDNGIGIEREFADKVFVIFQRLHPRDAYEGTGIGLAIVKKIVEYHGGRIWLDLDVEEGTSIWLTLPAGVEPRADEEPPTAGASGATGKSAAAGASEAGENPETKAGTEVATASES, encoded by the coding sequence ATGAGCCGGGCCCGGCTGGTTTCCTGGTCGCTGCGGCGCCGGGTAGCGGTGCTGTTCACCGTCGCGGGAATCCTGCTGTCCGGTGTCGGCCTGCTGGCCGTGGTGACCGCGGTGGACAGCAACGACAACCTGGACGTGATCCTGAACAAGACCGGCCCGATGCGCCTGGCCGGCCAGGACCTCAGTGCCGCGTACCTGGACCAGGAGACCGGTATCCGGGGGTACGCACTCAGTCGCAAGGCCGAGAACCTGCAGCCCTACCAGGCCGGTCTGCAGACCGAGCAGGACCTGCTCATCCAGCTCGAAACCCTCAACGACGCCAACGGCAACGCCCGGATCCGCACCGACCTGCGGGTGGTCCGGGAACGGGCGGACGCCTGGCGGCGGACGGTGGCCGAGCCGATCATCGTCTCCGTCGAGCGGGGCGAACCGGCGGCGGCCGGGATCGGGACCCGCGAGTTCGACGCCCTGCGGGAGTCGGTGAACCTGTTGCAGGCCGACATCCTCACCCTGCGCAACGCCGCCGTCGACGCGGCCCGCCACACCTCGACCCTGCTGATCGCCCTGCAGGTCGCCACCGCGGTCATCGTCGTGGTGGCCGGTGTCGTGCTGATGCTGCTGCTCGACCGGCTGATCAACCGGCCGGTCACCGATCTCGCGGAGCAGGTGCGCAAGGTCGCCGGTGGGGACTACGAGCGGGCGATCACCAGTTCCGGGTCGCCGGAGTTGCGCGGGCTGGCGGCCGACGTGGACGGTATGCGCCGGCAGATCGCCGCCGAGCTGACCGTGGTCCGGGAGGCGCGGGCCCAGGTCGAGGCGATCAACCTGGAGTTGCAGGCGAAGGCCGAGGAACTGACCCGGTCGAACCGTGATCTGGAGCAGTTCGCCTACGTCGCGTCACACGACCTGCAGGAGCCGCTGCGCAAGGTGGCCAGTTTCTGCCAGTTGCTGCAGCGCCGGTACGCGGGGCAGATGGACGAGCGCGCCGACCAGTACATCAGTTTCGCCGTCGACGGCGCCCAGCGGATGCAGCGGCTGATCAACGATCTGCTGGCGTTCTCCCGGATCGGCCGGATCACCGCCGGGTTCAAGGATGTCGACCTGGACCGGGTGCTGCCCGAGGTGGCGTCGCAGTTGGAGGCCCGGGCCGGTGACGACGCCGACATCAGCTGGGCCGGGATGCCGGTGGTGGAGGGCGAGGAACCGCTGCTCACCACGCTGTTCGTGAACCTGATCGGGAACTCGCTGAAGTTCCGCCGGCCGGACGTGCCGCCGGTGATCCGGACGACCGCGGAACGCGACGGCGACCACTGGCGGATCAACGTCCGGGACAACGGCATCGGCATCGAGCGCGAGTTCGCCGACAAGGTCTTCGTGATCTTCCAGCGGTTGCATCCGCGGGACGCGTACGAGGGCACCGGCATCGGCCTGGCCATCGTCAAGAAGATCGTCGAGTACCACGGCGGCCGGATCTGGCTGGACCTGGACGTCGAGGAGGGCACGTCGATCTGGCTCACCCTCCCGGCCGGCGTGGAACCCCGGGCCGACGAGGAACCCCCGACCGCCGGGGCGTCCGGAGCCACTGGAAAGTCGGCGGCCGCCGGGGCATCCGAAGCCGGTGAGAACCCGGAGACGAAGGCCGGGACAGAAGTGGCGACGGCCTCAGAGAGCTGA
- a CDS encoding DUF7824 domain-containing protein, translated as MSLTWANLEQLARRSAYARITEILLSMTEQERLAFAPEIEKGVKGLRGDSWWDQGDDPAVGFALAVIACMPTAARAAALLNRRDMRDRWGSVPDRFWRQLTEARDLEWLPDLGVRLAARLPAKEAWAGDWRFVARMLDATPELAPATEGFVRGWLVTLHDSHGKCNPLAGKLRSSPYLDVLLPAVFEIDGLGGALTGGQWTPAGWVAKAPFPEAVVELVTEGRLDRATILAATLDRLVRGDRPAWLRPFTELHDALAPTLDEHTAAAGDYAGLLAGAPSPIAAMAQRSLRAVDDAGRLDVETLLETSGTTLQRTEKGLVKTQLSWLEKVARRQPDRAGEVLETVALAFGHPALEVQERALTLIGRQIRRLDAATVARLADASVVLTGDLPARAAELFGVAAPEAEPEVVALAAPAPAAAMPPPITTAAELATEIVALLHSETSVGWERVMAALVALPADGLSEALQPVLDRHEGDLNNTYWYGTFRRPGHLGDVLRRVMTPGAVIKRPNTIKEPTGPSGVLVLRLQEIADRITVEPTAELLATPTRVDGSLDAAVLLERLARLEAADRKPWPVDFEQALLRVPRETGVDVLTGAAELTSVAGLRFAAWLKEGGLPDPVSTRRVQNAKDGRYGYGGTPPTGRRVVAELEPAGGGDRFPLSDRLFGLTRGPKIEWYSGDFAKPADIAAAALPHHREVLAAWALPTLASVADIDQRGAGKALPLIAECAGPVGPAVALAVAYVLGARDEADRLAAVDAFLILAAGDEVLAVSGEPFGAAVGAEIGDLCADGTLKLTRVLPGLTDAHQGGASHAVWHVLAAALPVLLPVAPRGLPDLLELATLVAGRIGAHDEIPGLAEVAARPGTSRVTKEARRLRTMLAG; from the coding sequence ATGAGTTTGACCTGGGCGAATCTTGAGCAACTGGCGCGGCGTTCGGCATACGCGCGGATCACCGAAATCCTCCTGTCGATGACCGAGCAGGAGCGCCTGGCGTTCGCCCCGGAGATCGAGAAAGGCGTCAAAGGACTCCGCGGTGATTCCTGGTGGGACCAGGGCGACGACCCGGCCGTCGGGTTCGCCCTCGCCGTGATCGCCTGCATGCCCACCGCCGCCCGGGCCGCTGCCCTGCTGAACCGCCGCGACATGCGGGACCGGTGGGGCAGCGTGCCCGACCGGTTCTGGCGGCAGCTCACCGAGGCCCGTGACCTGGAGTGGTTGCCCGACCTCGGGGTGCGGCTCGCGGCGAGACTGCCGGCCAAGGAGGCCTGGGCCGGTGACTGGCGGTTCGTCGCCCGGATGCTCGACGCCACCCCCGAGCTGGCGCCGGCGACCGAGGGGTTCGTCCGGGGCTGGCTCGTGACGCTGCACGACAGTCACGGCAAGTGCAATCCGCTGGCCGGCAAGCTCCGGTCCAGTCCCTACCTGGACGTGCTGCTGCCCGCGGTGTTCGAGATCGACGGTCTCGGCGGGGCGCTGACCGGCGGCCAGTGGACCCCGGCGGGCTGGGTGGCGAAAGCGCCCTTCCCCGAGGCCGTCGTCGAGCTGGTGACCGAGGGCCGCCTCGACCGGGCCACGATTCTCGCCGCCACCCTGGATCGCCTGGTCCGTGGCGACCGGCCGGCCTGGCTGCGGCCGTTCACCGAGCTGCACGACGCCCTCGCTCCCACCCTCGACGAGCACACCGCCGCCGCCGGCGACTATGCCGGGCTGCTGGCCGGGGCGCCCTCGCCGATCGCCGCGATGGCCCAGCGCTCGCTGCGGGCCGTCGACGACGCCGGGCGCCTCGACGTCGAGACTCTGCTGGAGACGAGCGGCACCACCCTGCAGCGCACCGAGAAAGGGCTGGTCAAAACCCAGCTGTCCTGGTTGGAGAAAGTCGCCCGCCGACAGCCCGACCGGGCCGGCGAGGTGCTGGAGACGGTCGCCCTGGCGTTCGGGCATCCGGCGCTGGAGGTGCAGGAGCGGGCACTCACCCTGATCGGCCGGCAGATCCGCCGCCTCGACGCGGCGACCGTGGCCCGGCTGGCCGACGCGTCAGTGGTGCTCACCGGCGACCTGCCCGCGCGGGCCGCGGAGCTGTTCGGGGTGGCCGCGCCGGAAGCAGAGCCGGAGGTCGTGGCGCTGGCCGCTCCGGCACCGGCCGCCGCGATGCCGCCGCCGATCACCACCGCCGCCGAGCTGGCCACCGAGATCGTCGCCCTGCTGCACAGCGAGACGTCGGTCGGCTGGGAGCGGGTGATGGCCGCGCTGGTGGCGCTGCCCGCCGACGGCCTGTCCGAGGCGCTGCAGCCCGTCCTCGACCGGCACGAGGGCGATCTCAACAACACTTACTGGTACGGCACCTTCCGGCGCCCCGGTCACCTCGGCGACGTGCTCCGGCGGGTCATGACCCCGGGAGCCGTCATCAAACGGCCGAACACCATCAAGGAACCGACCGGCCCGAGCGGCGTCCTCGTCCTGCGGCTGCAGGAGATCGCCGACCGGATCACCGTCGAGCCGACCGCCGAGTTGCTGGCCACCCCCACCCGGGTCGACGGCAGCCTGGACGCCGCGGTGCTGCTGGAGCGCCTCGCCCGGCTGGAGGCCGCGGACCGGAAACCGTGGCCGGTCGACTTCGAGCAGGCGCTGCTGCGGGTGCCACGGGAGACCGGTGTGGACGTGCTGACCGGTGCCGCGGAGCTGACCTCGGTCGCCGGGCTGCGGTTCGCGGCGTGGCTGAAGGAGGGCGGCCTGCCCGATCCGGTCAGCACCCGGCGGGTGCAGAACGCCAAGGACGGGCGGTACGGGTACGGCGGCACTCCCCCCACCGGCCGCCGCGTGGTGGCCGAGCTGGAGCCGGCCGGTGGCGGCGACCGGTTCCCGCTGTCGGACCGCCTGTTCGGCCTGACCCGTGGCCCGAAGATCGAGTGGTACTCGGGTGACTTCGCCAAACCCGCCGACATCGCCGCCGCGGCGCTGCCGCATCACCGGGAGGTCCTGGCCGCCTGGGCCCTGCCGACCCTGGCCTCGGTCGCCGACATCGATCAGCGCGGTGCGGGCAAGGCGTTGCCGCTGATCGCCGAGTGCGCGGGCCCGGTCGGGCCGGCCGTCGCCCTGGCCGTGGCCTATGTGCTGGGTGCCCGGGACGAGGCCGACCGGCTGGCCGCCGTGGACGCGTTCCTGATCCTGGCCGCCGGCGACGAGGTCCTGGCCGTGAGCGGCGAACCGTTCGGTGCCGCCGTCGGCGCCGAGATCGGTGACCTGTGCGCCGACGGCACGCTGAAGTTGACCCGGGTGCTGCCCGGTCTCACCGACGCGCATCAGGGCGGTGCCTCGCACGCGGTGTGGCATGTCCTGGCCGCGGCCCTGCCGGTCCTGCTGCCGGTCGCCCCGCGCGGGCTGCCCGACCTGTTGGAACTCGCCACCCTGGTGGCGGGCCGGATCGGTGCCCACGACGAGATCCCGGGCCTGGCCGAGGTCGCCGCGAGGCCCGGCACCTCCCGGGTGACGAAGGAAGCCCGCCGGTTGCGGACGATGCTGGCGGGCTGA
- a CDS encoding NYN domain-containing protein, whose protein sequence is MDLEERIALFLDYENLAIGARDHLGGMRFDLRPVTDALAERGRVVVRRAYADWSYFDEDRRMLTRSHVELIDIPQKMGASRKNAADIKMAVDALVLAFEREYVTTFVLCTGDSDFTPLVHKLRELNKRVIGVGVERTTSALLPPACDEFLFYDRLEGVETPAQPVAPEPETAPAPTPRDLETLAALVAQTVAGLQQSSSGTVTASVLKRTLLRKDPTFNEADFGFRAFGELLRHLAGKSVIELADRAAKGDPEIGLPERGDRETAFELLASTVQPGPAALSGLKNQLRKAAPGFSEKKLGYRSFLQFCKAAAAVGAVDLRWDTAADDYLLSAPGENVVPGS, encoded by the coding sequence GTGGATCTGGAAGAACGTATCGCCCTGTTCCTTGACTATGAGAACCTGGCGATCGGGGCGCGTGACCATCTCGGTGGCATGCGGTTCGATCTGCGGCCGGTCACCGACGCGCTCGCCGAGCGAGGCCGGGTGGTGGTCCGCCGGGCGTACGCGGACTGGTCCTACTTCGACGAGGACCGCCGGATGCTCACCCGGTCGCACGTCGAGCTGATCGACATCCCGCAGAAGATGGGCGCGTCCCGCAAGAACGCCGCCGACATCAAGATGGCCGTGGACGCGCTGGTGCTCGCCTTCGAGCGGGAGTACGTCACCACCTTCGTGCTCTGCACCGGCGACAGCGACTTCACCCCGCTGGTCCACAAGCTGCGCGAACTCAACAAACGGGTGATCGGCGTCGGTGTCGAGCGGACCACCTCCGCCCTGCTGCCGCCGGCCTGCGACGAGTTCCTCTTCTACGACCGGCTCGAAGGCGTGGAGACACCCGCCCAGCCGGTGGCACCCGAGCCCGAGACGGCGCCCGCGCCGACCCCACGGGACCTGGAAACGCTCGCGGCGCTTGTCGCGCAGACCGTCGCCGGTCTGCAGCAGAGCTCCAGCGGCACGGTCACCGCGTCGGTCCTCAAACGCACGCTGCTGCGCAAGGACCCCACCTTCAACGAGGCCGACTTCGGGTTCCGGGCCTTCGGGGAGCTGCTGCGGCACCTGGCCGGTAAATCGGTGATCGAACTGGCCGACCGGGCGGCCAAGGGCGACCCGGAGATCGGCCTGCCCGAGCGCGGCGACCGGGAGACCGCGTTCGAACTGCTCGCCTCCACGGTCCAGCCGGGACCGGCGGCACTGTCCGGGCTGAAGAACCAGCTGCGCAAGGCCGCACCCGGCTTCAGCGAGAAGAAGCTCGGCTACCGCAGCTTCCTGCAGTTCTGCAAGGCCGCGGCGGCGGTCGGGGCGGTCGATCTGCGGTGGGACACGGCCGCCGACGATTACCTGTTGAGCGCCCCGGGAGAAAATGTCGTACCCGGGTCCTAG
- a CDS encoding STAS domain-containing protein produces the protein MSASTVDVSSSPDGTLVIHPHGDLDADDAIGLRRALIHAILHTRPVRLILDLADVHELDALNLGALAAACGVGDDHHVLVLVDNATPGLAHHLTAAGVPGQRIRHAATGSALRQAA, from the coding sequence ATGAGCGCTAGCACTGTCGACGTCAGCAGCAGCCCCGACGGCACCCTCGTCATCCACCCGCACGGCGACCTCGACGCCGACGACGCCATCGGCCTGCGCCGGGCCCTGATCCACGCGATCCTGCACACCCGGCCGGTGCGGCTGATCCTCGACCTGGCCGACGTCCACGAACTGGATGCCCTCAACCTCGGCGCCCTGGCCGCCGCGTGCGGGGTCGGCGACGACCATCACGTGCTGGTCCTCGTCGACAACGCGACACCCGGTCTCGCCCACCACCTCACCGCGGCCGGTGTCCCCGGGCAGCGGATCCGGCACGCCGCCACCGGGAGCGCACTGCGGCAGGCCGCGTGA
- a CDS encoding pectate lyase family protein, translating into MSHEPRPRARRRTVLAALSAGVIAAGGLAVATPSPALAYETSPVGFASLNGGTSGGSASTVVTVTTASALASALSSGTSQTVRVSGLISISGMYSVASNKTIIGVGSGSGVTGGGFNLNSVRNVIIRNLVFRNANDDSINVQEGSTNIWIDHNDLSNGYDGLIDIKRGSDYITVSWNRLHNHDKSMLLGHSDDNASQDTGKLRVTYVHNWFEGTGQRHPRVRFANPVHVLNNYYSNIGSYGVASTENAGVFVERNYFENVANPTITQTGDSDAGNLKVLNNYKVNSGTEVVRNGASVAAIPYSYTPEANSTVKATVTAGAGTGKI; encoded by the coding sequence GCTGTCCGCCGGTGTCATCGCCGCGGGCGGCCTGGCCGTCGCCACCCCGTCCCCGGCGCTGGCCTACGAGACCAGCCCGGTCGGTTTCGCCAGCCTCAACGGCGGCACCTCCGGCGGTTCGGCGTCCACCGTGGTCACCGTGACCACCGCGTCGGCGCTCGCGTCGGCGCTGAGCTCCGGCACGTCGCAGACGGTCCGGGTGTCCGGCCTGATCTCGATCTCCGGCATGTACAGCGTCGCCTCCAACAAGACGATCATCGGGGTCGGTTCCGGCTCCGGCGTCACCGGCGGCGGCTTCAACCTGAACAGCGTCCGGAACGTGATCATCCGCAACCTGGTGTTCCGCAACGCGAACGACGACTCGATCAACGTCCAGGAGGGGTCGACCAACATCTGGATCGACCACAACGACCTGTCCAACGGGTACGACGGCCTGATCGACATCAAGCGCGGCTCGGACTACATCACCGTGTCGTGGAACCGGCTGCACAACCACGACAAGTCGATGCTGCTCGGCCACAGCGACGACAACGCCTCCCAGGACACCGGGAAGCTGCGCGTCACCTACGTGCACAACTGGTTCGAGGGCACCGGCCAGCGTCACCCGCGGGTCCGGTTCGCGAACCCGGTGCACGTGCTGAACAACTACTACAGCAACATCGGCTCGTACGGGGTGGCCTCGACCGAGAACGCCGGAGTCTTCGTCGAGCGCAACTACTTCGAGAACGTCGCCAACCCGACCATCACCCAGACGGGTGACTCGGACGCCGGCAACTTGAAGGTCCTCAACAACTACAAGGTCAACTCGGGCACCGAGGTGGTCCGCAACGGCGCCAGCGTCGCGGCGATCCCCTACTCCTACACCCCGGAGGCCAACAGCACGGTCAAGGCCACCGTCACCGCGGGCGCCGGCACCGGCAAGATCTAG